A region from the Acomys russatus chromosome 24, mAcoRus1.1, whole genome shotgun sequence genome encodes:
- the Prkra gene encoding interferon-inducible double-stranded RNA-dependent protein kinase activator A, whose translation MSHSRHRAEAPPLQREDSGTFSLGKMITAKPGKTPIQVLHEYGMKTKNIPVYECERSDVQIHAPTFTFRVTVGDITCTGEGTSKKLAKHRAAEAAINILKANASICFAVPDPSMPDPSKQPKNQLNPIGSLQELAIHHGWRLPEYTLSQEGGPAHKREYTTICRLESFMETGKGASKKQAKRNAAEKFLAKFSNISPENHISLTNVVGHSLGCTWHSLRNSPGEKINLLKRSLLSLPNTDYIQLLSEVAKEQGFTITYLDIEELSANGQYQCLAELSTSPITVCHGSGISCGNAQSDAAHNALQYLKIIAERK comes from the exons ATGTCCCACAGCAGGCATCGTGCCGAGGCCCCGCCGCTGCAGCGCGAGGACAGCGGGACCTTCAG TTTGGGCAAGATGATAACAGCTAAGCCTGGGAAAACACCGATTCAGGTATTGCACGAATACGGCATGAAGACCAAGAACATTCCAGTTTATGAATGTGAAAGATCCGATGTGCAAATACACGCGCCCACTTTCACCTTCAGAGTAACCGTTGGTGACATAACTTGCACAG GTGAAGGCACGAGTAAGAAGCTGGCGAAGCACAGAGCTGCAGAGGCTGCCATAAACATTTTGAAAGCCAATGCAAGTATTTG CTTTGCAGTTCCTGACCCTTCTATGCCTGATCCATCCAAACAGCCAAAGAACCAGCTAAATCCAATCGGCTCATTACAG GAGTTGGCTATCCACCATGGCTGGAGACTTCCTGAATATACCCTTTCCCAGGAAGGAGGACCTGCTCATAAGAGAGAATATACCACGATTTGCAGGCTAGAGTCATTCATGGAAACTG gaaaggggGCATCAAAAAAACAAGCCAAGAGAAATGCTGCTGAGAAATTTCTTGCCAAATTTAGTAATATTTCTCCAGAGAACCACATCTCTCTA ACAAATGTGGTTGGACATTCCCTAGGATGTACTTGGCACTCCTTGAGGAATTCCCCTGGTGAAAAGATTAACCTACTGAAAAGAAGCCTCCTCAGTCTCCCGAACACAGATTACATCCAGTTGCTTAGTGAGGTTGCCAAGGAGCAAGGCTTTACCATAACATATTTGGATATAG AGGAGCTGAGTGCCAATGGACAGTATCAGTGTCTCGCAGAACTGTCCACCAGTCCTATCACCGTGTGTCATGGCTCAGGCATCTCCTGTGGCAACGCACAGAGTGACGCTGCTCACAACGCTCTGCAGTACTTAAAGATAATAGCGGAAAGAAAGTAG